The following is a genomic window from Sphingobacterium spiritivorum.
GCGCTGTTCCGCTGTCATCAGATCATAGCACCAGTCGTACACGACTGCTGATGTGTAGATCGCACGTCCGATCTCACGGGTAATATCCCCGTAGGTAATATTTCCGAATTCCAGAACAGACAGGTAATCTGAAACCAGACGCACAGCCTCTTTTCCAACCGATTTGTCTCCTGACATCAGATAATAAAAAGCTTTTATCTCTATATTTTTTTCCAGCGCTTCATTATAAAACTGTTCCTCTGCCGGATTGATATTGAAAGTAAATGCGGCAGTAGCTGCCGATTTTACTTTCTCCCATTCTGGTCTGTTCTCTTCGCTGCTCAATCTGTTTTTGACCGTCACCAGACTTTCTTCATTCACCCATATACGTGGTCTGCTTTTGGGAGGTACAATAGCTGGCTTATAATGAAGGGCCTCCTGCGGCACCTGAGGAGCTCCAAAACTCCGGATTTTAATCGTTTGAAACCTGACATTTCCGGGCAACCACATCTTTATCTGATGTTGCCCCTTTTTCAGTTGAAACTTGCCGAGCACCTGCCGTCCTCCCATGTGTGCATCAAACAGGATACGGCTTGTAGGCCGCTCTTCATCGATCTGCAGTTTGACATTCTGAGTCATGCGCCCCGTCTTATCCTCTCTTTTCAAAGCCTCCGGATCCACTGGCTCAACTACAGTTTCGAAGGTATACTTACCATCAGCCGGAACATCTACTTTAAAAATTATATCATATTTATAATCAATTTTTTGCAATTTATTACTAATGTTATTCTTTAACACTATATAACCTTCTGACGACTTATTTCCTTTGGATTTTGTCACGGTATGCGCATTGATTCCGACATCAGAAGCATGGTATACTTTTTCGTATACGGACAAAGGAGATGTCTGTGCATGTACGGATATAACAGACACCGCTATCACCATGAATAATGTCATTATAAAGAGGATACGGCAATATTTATTCTTTAAGAATCTTTGGCTGTACATATTCTACTTGTTGAAACAAATTAATAAACCGGACTTCCTTTCTGCGGAAAGGAAATCCGGAATACACAATCTAAAACAATTATACTGAAATTAGTTCATCGCTAATCTTTTCATACTGATTTTCAATTCTTTTGTTGCATCAGTTGAACTATTGATATACACATATGCTCTATACTTCTTATCCGCTGTCTCCACCCACAGTCCGCCTTCATTACGCACATTGACAGCGAAATCAGGGGCATCCGCAAAGTCTTTCTGTATCAGATCCAGATCATCCACGAATACACCGTACTGCAGACGCGCCAGCTGCTGATCACGTACTGTCCATGCTTTGATCAGCTTTGTGTTATTTTTGACTGCTGCAGGCAGCGTTACTCCCGGTAAATAGATAGCATTAGCTGACGGAGCTACCACAGCATGCTTAAAATCTATATTCGGAATAACACGATACAGGTATACCAAATCGATTTTATCAGGATTCTGAGCCGCATATGCAGCATCATATACTGCCATGTCTGCAATAGAGATATAGCAGGCCTGTGCATCCTTAGCAACGAGATCAAGTTTCATATCCATTTTACGGATATCATACGGACCTAGATTATAGGTCACCGTCTGTCCGTTGCTTGCTTTTGCTGAAAACTTAAAGGAAACAGTCTTTCCGCGGGCTTCTTCCGGTATTTTATAATAGTACCGTAAGGTAGCAGCACTTGTATCTCTTGAAAAATTGACTGTAGTGGTCGTACTGCTTGTGACAGAAGGATCTCCGATCTGCACACCTACATCTACTCCCGAATTATTCGTGTAATATGACTTATTGTCCAGATATGTACCGCTGGCTCCGGCAATGGAAGCTTCCACTGTAGCCGAGACGATCTTACCTTCTGTGGGCAATAATGCCATCGCATAGGCGAATTCAATATTTGTACCGACAACATTAGGCCCCATGGATCGTTTGATCACATCGTTATGCAATCCGGATTCCGCTTCAGGAATCTGATAGGAATTTTCTTTACATGCCGTTACAAACAGCGTAAGCATGCTAACGATTCCGATATAACTTATTAATTTCTTCATCTTTATCAGTTTTTTACTGTTTAACAGTCAGTGTAACGGTATATTCTTTTCTCACCTTACGATTGCCTGATACCACTGTCCATTTGCGTGGAGTGCTCAGGTTAGAAAAATCCTCTTTACCGACGATTTTAGGATCTAATAAGGCATCTGCCACTAAGCTAAACTGCGGATAAAGGTTGCGGAGATCGGTACCGAACATCACTTCTACTTTTATGGTCTGCGCTACGGTATCGATAACTGCAGCTTTGGTACGTACAGTTTGAAAATCAGCACCCAGCAATTCAAAATTGCTGACGTAACATTCTGCCCGATTCGTGATCAGCAACCCGTCACCATCCATAGGATAGTCTTTTTGACAGCCTGCCATCGAGATGCACAATGTCAATAAAAGGCCTTTTATAATATTTTTCATCTGTCTATAATTTATTTTTTAATGTGGATGAAACTATCAGATCTTTCTTTTGAAACATCCTGATGATTTCATATTGATATCGATTAATATATAATTATCTCCAGGGAATATTCTGCGTCAGACGGCTGTTGCGGTCACGTTCGGTCTCCGGGATCTGGTAAATATAACACCGTTGGTAGGTCAGCTCCGGCTCATTAAAGAAAAAGCGCTCCCAATTGTTGCCATAGGTATCTTGAAACCATTTTCCATTGCCATATGCTGCTCCGAAGACTTTCTCTATGGTTCTCCATCGTCTCAGATCGAATGCCCGCTGACCTTCACCAAACAACTCCACAATACGCTCCTGCTCTATTGCATCAAAGAATGCTTGCTTAGAACTGGTTTTTGTACCGGACAAAGCCGGCAGATTACCGCGACGACGCACTCTGTTAACAAGGTCTATTGCATCAGCCTGCGGACCACCCACCTCATTTGTAGCCTCTGCATACATCAAAAATACGTCCGCCAGACGCATCATCGGCCAGTTGTAGTCTCCTGAGCTTCTGTTTTGACCGCCATAATTACGCACAAACTTACGTGTCTCTATTCCGGACAGGTTGGTACCGTTATCATTGAAGGAAGTATAGCGTACACCATCAATAGTAACTGCTGCACCCCAGGTCTTGTAAATAAAAGGAACATAGCCTGTCAGTTCAGTAGTACCCATACCCATGATCTTCTCATAATCCCAAAGCAAAGTCGCTTTCATACGATAATCCCGGTTACGGTAAGATTCCGGATTAATGGCTGAATTAGGCATCGTACGCGCACCTGCTACAGTTGGTGCTACCTGTATCATTGGAGGAAGAAAATCTCCAGTAATGGTCGACTGGTAGCGATTAGCGATCTCATAACGGGCTACCACCTGATTCTGAGACAAACCTACAGACACACCGGTCCATACACGCATATACTCTTCACTCTGACCTGTACCGTTTCCGCCGTGTGTCAGTACCATAATCATCTCTCCGTCGGTATTCGGGTTTCCTGTAGACGGGATAAACATGTAGTAATAGTTTGGCAGTACATCAGCTTTACCCATTTCTCCCCATTCACCCGGTTCTCCATTCCGGAACAACCGTAATCCATAGTCGTTGATAACCTTTTTAAAATCCTCTGCAGCACCGCGGTATGCCTCCTGAGCTACAGCTGCAGATGGCGTAAAACGCTCCAGTTCCGGCCAGCCATTTTTATTCCAGGATCCCCAGAATAACTGCAGTTTACCACGGAAAGCTAATGCAGCAGGTTTGGCGGCACGACCTAATGTTGCACCCTTCACCGGCAGTTTATCATATGCATAAGTAAAATCAGCCATAATGGAATCTTTGATCCGTGCGATAGGCATCCGTGACACCGTATCCGCTTCTATAGGATCACGCAGAATATGTGAAAAATAAGGCACATCTCCCCAAAGTGAAATCAATCTGAAATAAGCGATACCTCGTAACAGTTTCGCTTCTCCGGCTATTGCTTCCAGATTTTTAAGCGAAGTCTCCGTTTTTGCATTCGGCAGCATAAGCTTATTGATATTCTCGATCACATAATTTGAATGTGTAATCGAACCATATAATGCACGGTATAATGCTGAAGCACCACCGCCATAGTTGCTGGGGCTATTCACCATCATTGTAATCGGTGCAGCTCCTACATTCCACACCTTCAGAAAATCGCCATGTCCGTCAAAATGATAATCCCGGTCAAAGCAGGGGCGAAAAACAGCGTAATTCCCCATGAGGGCACTCAATGCATCATCTTCACTTGCCCAAAATGTCTGTGTGCTGGGCGCTGTTGTAGGCACCTGATTCAGCAGATCCTTGCGGCATGATGACAAGCCTGTCAGAGTTGCTATTATAACACTAAAAACAACTGTTATATTTAATTTCGTTCTCATCCTTATAAATCTCTTATAGTTCCACATTCAGTCCTAATACAAAAGTTTTGGTAATGGGATATGCATCGTTTGCATACGAACTTTTCTCCGGATCCAATCCTTTGAAACTCGTAATTACAGCCAGATTATCAGCGGATCCGTATACTCTTAGTTTATTGACTCCCAGACGCTTTACTATCCCGTTACTAAAGGTATACCCCAGCTGTATATTCTTGACACGCAGATAAGACAGATCCTGTAACCAATGCGTACTCAGGTAATTGCTGGTACTTGTAGAACCCAATGTGCTGGGCAACAATCTCGGATAGTCAGCATCTCTGTTATCCAGGTTCCAGGTATTGTTCCACTGATCCTCGGTGATAGCCTGATTAGTGGTACCGATAAACGGACTATTAATTCTGTTCATCCAAAACTCTTTACGTCCGGTCGCTCCCTGAAGCAGGAATGCAAAATCAAATCCTTTCCAGCTTGCACTTCCTCTCAACGCATAGTTGGTACTTGGTCTTCCTAATTGCGATTTAGGGTAAGCTACACGGTCATTGATATCGATCTTACCATCTCCGTTTACATCTTTGATCAGCACATCTCCCGGAGAAGCACCCTGAGGAGCAGCTTTATAGACATCTTCCCAGGTCTGCGCAATACCCAGAGACTCAAAGGCATAAACAAAATTATAAGGCATATCCAGGAAAGTAGAGCCTTTAGGCAATTGTTCATTCCAGGAAAGCAGGCGGTTTGAGTTTTTAGAAAAATTAAAATTGACCATGTACTGGAAGTCTTGCTTACGATCTGTCCATGTCAGATTGGATTCTACACCCCTGTTGCGCATATCTCCTATATTTCTTCTCGGAGCGATGTATGCACCACTCAGGTGGATAGAAACATCCGAAGGGCGGTTCATTCCTTTAGTCAGACGATCGTAGTAATCTACTTCCCAGGATAGTCTGTTGTTGAAGAAAACAAGGTCCATCCCCAGATTCAACACGTTTGTACGTTCCCAGGTCAGGTTATAGTTGATAAATTTCTTATTCGTAAGACCGATAACAGGCACTCCACCAGAAATATAATTACTTGCTGTCAGCAATTCCTGTTGTTCATATCTGCCCACACCACTGTTGTTACCCAATGCACCATACGAAGCACGTAGCTTACCTGTGCTCAGCGCAATTTTAGATTTCAGATCCGAGAAGAAACTTTCTTCCGTAAAACGCCATCCTGCAGATGCGGAAGGGAAAAATCCATACTGATCTCCTTTGAGGAATTTAGAGGATCCGTCTACACGGAAATTAGTTTCCAACAGATATTTGTTGAAGGCAATATAGCCTATACGACCTATATAGGAGCGCAGACCTTCATTGTCAGAAGAACCTCCTGTAGTCTGCACATTATTCAATGCGCCATCAATTTCATGCAACAGCGGATTCAGACGATCCCCTCTGCTGGCAGAGAGATAGCGGTCACTCCAGAATTCCTCACTGTAAGCCCCCATAATAGAAAGATCATGATCACCGAATTTGCGCTCATAGTTTAATCTTCCTGTTAATTGGGTTTTATAACCTTCTCTGTCTACATTATAAATAGGTTCATTATTTCCCACATAGATTCGTGGTCCCCAGTCGTCTAACTGAAAATTATATGCCCGTGTAGGCAGATCCGCACGCCAGTCAAATCTGTTGTTATATTTTAAAGAATAATCTACATGGGCCGTAAATCCCTGAAAAGGTTTCCAGTCCAGGTATCCATTCAGATAAGCTTCTTTCTGATTCATGGTATTCCTGTTGCGAACCAGATAATCCGCATAAGGATTGGTAGACTGGGAACTTTCATTGTAGGCCATAGCACCGCCATAATAGCCGGTCACAGGATCAAAAGGAAGAATACCGGCAGGTGCGGTAAAGATATCCAGACCATTCGGACTATTTGCGGTCATCCCCTCTTCGTAGTTGTAATGATATTTGGACCAGTTACCTGAAAATTTAACACCGGTATTAATAGTATTGGTCACTTTCAGATCAAAGTTGAATGCGGCGTTATAGCGTTTGAAATCATTCTCGATCTGAATACCTTTTTCATCAAGAGCCCCGAAAGAGACATAGTAGTTTGAATTTTCACCTCCGCCGTTTACTGATACATTATAGGTATTGGATTTTCCGTCGCGAAGGATCACATCCCACCAGTCGGTATTCGGATAGCGCTTAGGATCGATCATACTCAATGCAAGCCATTGATCTATAGTTCCGTTTTTGAACTGAAAGTTGCCCGGCAAAGTCGTGGCAGCCTGCGCACGCTGCGTGGCTGTCAATGCCTTTGCGTAATTACTCAAAAACTCAAAACTCTGTGTTGGTTTCACCAGGGTCCAGCTTCCTGAAGCGCTTATTTTAGGTTTAGCATTTCGATTTCCGGTCTTTGTTGTAATCAGAATAACCCCGTTTGCTGCCCGGGAACCATACACAGAGGCTGAAGCAGCATCTTTCAATACGGATACACTTTCCACGTCATTGATATTAATCCGGTTGAGACTGACATCCGGCATTCCGTCTACGACGATCAATGGTCCGGCATTATTGACTGTTCCCAACCCGCGAATCATCAGATCTGCGGCATTATTCCCTGCCATTCCTGAGTTTTGGCTTACGGCCAATCCGGGAAGTAGTCCTTGTAAAGCAGAAGAAACATTAGACATCGATCTGCTGGTTACGGCTTCATCGATCTTCACCGAAGCCACAGAACCGGTCAGGTTGACTTTCTTCTGTGTTCCGTATCCGACAACGACAACTTCATCAAGTTCTTCCAGTGAAGTCTGCAGTGTCACGGATGCCGCATCTTTGGCGTCCTTTACTTGTGACAGAAAACCGATAAGTCTGAACTGTAACTTGTCAGATGGTGCTGCAACGATGTTGAAACTACCATCTGCCTGTGTCAGTGCAACTACATTACTGGTCAGATTTCTTACTTCTACACTCCCCAGTCCGTTTCCATTGCCATCTACTACCCTCCCTTTGACTGTCGTCTGTTGAAAAGAAGTAGCATACACCTGTATACGACCGGTCATACCTCTAGCATGCGGATCTTTAACAGGATGTGTCCCCGTAGCAAAAGTAATAGAAGGGCTGAGTGCCAGAAGTTGAATAACTGGAATGATAAAAAGATGGTTTTTTGTTTTACCAAAAAGCCTGTTCCGGTTAATGTTTGTTTTCATTATTTATCATGGTTTATAATTGTAAACATTTTGAAAATTTACTGGACCCGTCATCCAGACTGATAAAAGCTGATCATTTTATCTTGACAATAAGGTAATTATCTAGTGATCATAGGCCTCCTTTCCATAGGTAATTCTCGGTTTATCCATTTTCAGGTAACGTTTTTACTTTTTCTCTTAAATGATCATGTCCTTATCTTGTAACCGGAGTTAAACAGACAGTAAGGAATGATATGAGATAAAAAAGTACTGTTAAATACTATCGGTTCTCCATAATTTAGGATATATGTCTATCCTTTCATAAACATTATTACAACAATAATGTATACAATTATATCAATAATTTGTAAACAACAAAAATTATTTATGCATTTTTTTCATTCCGGAATAATCAAACCCGGAGCCTATCTGCAGGAAGAAATCAAATCGCACATTTTTGTTTTGACCCACTAAAGCAATTGTAACATTACATTTAACATTGTAAACAAATAAAGTTTAAAATTGTATACAATATTATTTGATTTTCTCAGATTAATATTTACATTTGACTCAACAATTGAGGCTTTATCTTTTACCTGAAGATAGATGCCTGTAAACCTGAAATTTGACACATGCTTAGATTTAACACCTTTATTATACTTGCTGTTATTGTGTTTATGGCATCCTGTGGACCTAAAAAACTACCTGAAAATGCTGAATTTGTGCAATTGCAGCAGACAGTACTGTCCCTGACACCGGAAGCAGACAGCCTGGATGTTCCCTGGGATTTACAATATGATCAGGCAGCTCATGCGATTATATTTTCGGAAATAGCCGGAGAAATCAAAAAACTGGATCTTAAAACATCAAAAGTTGAAAACCTGATTACTATCCCGGAAGTATATCATCAACGTACACTGGGATTACTGGGTATGGCTTTATTTCAGGAAAAAGGATCACCTTCTTATCTGTATCTTTCTTACACGTCCAAATCCAACGACAGCATCTTTTCAAATCTGGTGCGCTATGATTACAGTACCACGAGCAAATTAAGTAATCCAAAGACACTGCTCAAAATCCCCGGAAATACTGGACATAATGGCTCCCGCATAATTGTTACGCATGATCAGAAAATAATCTGGGCTACCGGTGATGCAGCCAGCGATACGTATGCACAAGACAGCACCTCTCTCAACGGTAAAATCCTGCGACTCAATCCGGACGGGTCTATCCCGAAAAACAATCCGATCCCGGGCAGCTATGTGTATGCATGGGGATTCAGAAATATGCAGGGACTGACACAGTCTCCCACCGGAAATATCTATACATCAGAACACGGAGATGCCATTGAAGATGAAATAAACCTCATACGACCACTGCATAACTATGGCTGGCCACAAATAGAAGGTATGCACGATACGGAAACGGAAAAAGCTATTGCTACAAAATCTCCGCGTACGGAGCCTATCCGTTCATGGACACCGGTCATCGCTCCGGCAGGGCTGGCTTACTATGGTAACGATGCGATCCCGGAATGGAAAAATGCATTACTGTTAACAACCTTAAAAAGTCAATCGTTACGTATCCTGAAGCTCTCGGATGACGGCAGCCGGATTGTAGATGAAGATATATTGTTTTCAGATAAGCTGGGCAGACTAAGGTCGGTACTGGTGCTGCCGGATGGTGATATATACTTTTGCAGCAGCAACAGGGACTGGAATCCGCAAAAAGGATTTCCGAAACCTGCCGATGATGTGATCTATAAATTAAGTAAAACGGATGTTCGTCCCGAAAAAACGATCAAACCGACAAAGCCTGTTGCCCAGACGACCAAAAGTGGTCAGGAGTTGTATAAAGCCTATTGTGCTTCCTGCCACAAGGATGACGGCAGCGGAGTACCGTCCTCCTTCCCTCCTCTGAAACAATCGGCCCTTGTCAACGGAGCTCCTGAACCCCTGATCCATATCCTGTTAAAAGGATTGACGAACCAGAAGACAGGCAAAGTACAATATGAAGGCGCAATGCCTGCCTTCTCATTTCTCAGGGATGAGGAGATTGCATCGATTGCAACTTATATCCGCAGCAATTTTAACAACCAGGCAAGTGCCATCTCTGCTACCCAAGTAAAATCTAACCGATAATGTCAACACAACCTACAAACACTCCTAAAGCTAAAATAAACTTGCTTTCTGTACTCGGTCCCGGTATTATTACCGCAGCCCTGGTATTTGGCCCCAGTAAAATGACCATTACTTCCAAAATGGGGGCCGACTATGGCTACGACCTGCTATGGGTCATTATTCTCGCCATTTTCTTTATGATGGTATTCACCACAATGGCTGCAAGGATAGGTGCACAGCATAGTGACTCTCTGCTTACCCTGATAAAAAACAAATTCGGGAAGCCTGTAGCTATATTCATAGGCCTGGGAATATTCCTGGTCGCTATATCTTTTCAATCAGGCAATTCTACCGGAGTAGCGATATCAGTAGGTGAAGCTACAGGGTCCAATCCGAAGATCTGGATAGTGGTATTCAATGTTCTCGGGATACTGTTATTATTCTTTCGATCTTTTTATAAAGTGTTGGAAAAGCTCATGTTGGTATTGATTATTATCATGCTGTTTTCATTTCTTACCACTGCCATACTGGTACAGCCTAACCTGATTGACATGAGCAAAGGGATTATCCCAGGTATACCGGATGGCTCGATGGTACTCATTATTGCATTTATAGCGTCCTGTTTTTCACTTGTAGGAGCTTTTTACCAATCCTATTTGGTACAGGAACGTAAAAAAATGGGTGCTTCCAATCAGCAAAACGGGACGGAAATGTTGGGAAGCCGGGTCGGAATTATTATTCTCGGTATTATGAGTACAGGCGTACTGGTATGTGCGGCTAATATTCTGCATCCGCAAGGAATCAAAGTTAACTCAGCTACAGAAATGGGGAAAGCTCTGGAACCCTTATTCGGAGACTATGCTTCACAGCTTTTCTATATAGGCCTGTTCGGAGCTTCCTTTTCATCCCTGATCGGGAATGCCGTGCTGGGGGGTTCTCTGTTAGGCGATACTTTCGGATACGGCAACAATCTGAACAATAAAATGGTGAAATTATTTATCTCCATTGTTATGATTTTCGGATCTATAATCGCTCTGGCATTTGGCAAGCTTCCTCTGGAGCTCATTGTCTTTGCGCAGAGTATTACCACCTTACTCGTTCCGTTTATCGGTTTCACTTTATATCTGATAGGAAATGATAAAACGCTCATGAAGGAACGCGTCAACTCAACATCAACCAAAATATGGGGTGCTTTGGGCCTGATCCTGATCATAGGTCTGGCTGTAAGTAACCTGATCACTTTAATAAAATAAAGCATATGAACAGAGACTTAGTACAATTAGAAGAAGAGATCCTGGCTCCTTCTGCCGCACTTATTGCAGATATCAAACGTATAGAAGGTGATATTATGCTCCTCGGCATAGGAGGCAAAATGGGACCAAGCATGGGCAGACTTGCCGTGCGTGCCATTCGGGAAGCCGGATTATCAAAAAGAGTGATCGGGGTTTCCAGATTCTCGGATAACAAGGTCAAATCAGAATTAGAGGCTTATGGTATCGAAACGATATCCTGTGACCTGCTCAATCAGGAGGAGTTACAGCAACTCCCACAGGTACCTAATATTATTTACCTTGCCGGACACAAATTCGGCACAACAGGAAACGAAGATTTTACATGGGCGATGAATACCTATCTGCCGGGTATGGTAGCACAGCATTTCAGGAGCTCTAAAATTGTCGCCTTTTCTTCCGGAAATGTACTTCCCTTTGTCCCTGTCACATCCGGAGGCGTATCGGAAGAATCATCGCCGGAACCTATCGGAGAATATGCGCAATCCTGTCTGGGCCGGGAACGGATTTTTCAGTATTTCTCAAAAAAAAATCAGACAGATGTATTGATCTACAGACTCAACTATGCGGTAGACTTTCGCTACGGTGTACTGGTAGAGATTGCCAAAGCAGTACTTCAGGACAGACCTATTGATCTGCGGACAGAAAATGTAAACGTAATCTGGCAGGGAGATGCTAACGAGATCGCCTTGAGATCCTTACTGCATTGCGAGGCTCCGGCAAAAATGCTCAATGTAACCGGCCCGGAAACACTGTCCACACGTTGGGTTGCGGAGCGATTTGCAGCTATATTTGGTAAGACAGTACATTTTGAACACGAACCAGCCGGTACAGCTCTGCTCAATAATGCTTCCGAGTGTCATCGTCTGTTTGGTTATCCGAGAGTTACTATCCGCGAAGCAATCGATATCACAGCCAGATGGCTTACAGAAGGAGGCGAGCTCTTCAATAAGGATACCCATTTTCAGGAGAGAGGAGGAAAATTCTAATGAAAAAATTAGATCCCATTTTAAAACAGCTTTTACACGAAGGCACTGTCATTCCGGCTCATCCGCTGGCTCTGCATGAGGATCGCAGTATCGATGAAGAAGGTCAGCGTCTGTTATCCAGATACTATATGGCAAGTGGTGCCGGAGGTATCGCAGTAGCTGTACATTCGACTCAGTTTGAAATCCGCGATCCGAAGATAAATCTCTTCGAAACCGTACTTCAGTGGGCCGCGGAAGAAGTGCAGAAAGCAAACTTAGACCGTCCCTTTATTAAAGTAGCCGGTATCTGCGGACCTACAGAACAAGCCGTACGGGAAGCAGAAACTGCCGTACGATACAACTATGACATCGGACTACTGAGTATGGGCGGATTGCAGGACTGGACGGAAGAACAGATTCTGGAACGGGTACGCAAAGTCGCTGAGATCATGCCTGTATTCGGATTTTATCTCCAGCCATCCGTAGGCGGAAGAATATTTTCCTATGCATTCTGGCAGGCATTCGTAGAGATTGACAATGTAGAAGCCATTAAATGTGCTTCATTCAACCGCTATCAGACTTTAGATGTAATGCGGGCACTGGCCAATTCATCCCGAAGAAATGACATCGCAATGTATACCGGCAACGACGACAATATTATTGCCGATCTGCTATCTACTTACCGGTTTCCGGTAAATGGGGAATCTGTAGAAATAAACTTTAAAGGCGGTCTGCTCGGACACTGGGCTGTATGGACGCAGAAGGCTGTAGACCTGATGCAAAAAATAAAGGAATACCGTAAACACAAAACCAATGAGAAAGCAGACGATCTGCTATCCCGAAACATAGAAGTAACGGATGCTAATGCTGCATTTTTTGACCCTGCACACCACTTTCATGGATGTATCCCCGGCATTCATGAAGTATTGAGACGACAAGGCCTGATGAAAGGTATATGGTGTCTCAATCCAAATGAAAAACTGTCCCCCGGACAA
Proteins encoded in this region:
- a CDS encoding Nramp family divalent metal transporter — encoded protein: MSTQPTNTPKAKINLLSVLGPGIITAALVFGPSKMTITSKMGADYGYDLLWVIILAIFFMMVFTTMAARIGAQHSDSLLTLIKNKFGKPVAIFIGLGIFLVAISFQSGNSTGVAISVGEATGSNPKIWIVVFNVLGILLLFFRSFYKVLEKLMLVLIIIMLFSFLTTAILVQPNLIDMSKGIIPGIPDGSMVLIIAFIASCFSLVGAFYQSYLVQERKKMGASNQQNGTEMLGSRVGIIILGIMSTGVLVCAANILHPQGIKVNSATEMGKALEPLFGDYASQLFYIGLFGASFSSLIGNAVLGGSLLGDTFGYGNNLNNKMVKLFISIVMIFGSIIALAFGKLPLELIVFAQSITTLLVPFIGFTLYLIGNDKTLMKERVNSTSTKIWGALGLILIIGLAVSNLITLIK
- a CDS encoding NAD-dependent epimerase/dehydratase family protein, which produces MNRDLVQLEEEILAPSAALIADIKRIEGDIMLLGIGGKMGPSMGRLAVRAIREAGLSKRVIGVSRFSDNKVKSELEAYGIETISCDLLNQEELQQLPQVPNIIYLAGHKFGTTGNEDFTWAMNTYLPGMVAQHFRSSKIVAFSSGNVLPFVPVTSGGVSEESSPEPIGEYAQSCLGRERIFQYFSKKNQTDVLIYRLNYAVDFRYGVLVEIAKAVLQDRPIDLRTENVNVIWQGDANEIALRSLLHCEAPAKMLNVTGPETLSTRWVAERFAAIFGKTVHFEHEPAGTALLNNASECHRLFGYPRVTIREAIDITARWLTEGGELFNKDTHFQERGGKF
- a CDS encoding dihydrodipicolinate synthase family protein is translated as MKKLDPILKQLLHEGTVIPAHPLALHEDRSIDEEGQRLLSRYYMASGAGGIAVAVHSTQFEIRDPKINLFETVLQWAAEEVQKANLDRPFIKVAGICGPTEQAVREAETAVRYNYDIGLLSMGGLQDWTEEQILERVRKVAEIMPVFGFYLQPSVGGRIFSYAFWQAFVEIDNVEAIKCASFNRYQTLDVMRALANSSRRNDIAMYTGNDDNIIADLLSTYRFPVNGESVEINFKGGLLGHWAVWTQKAVDLMQKIKEYRKHKTNEKADDLLSRNIEVTDANAAFFDPAHHFHGCIPGIHEVLRRQGLMKGIWCLNPNEKLSPGQKEEIDRIYIEYPHLNDDVFVQEFLKKN